One segment of Bacteroidales bacterium DNA contains the following:
- a CDS encoding helix-turn-helix domain-containing protein, giving the protein MSTETIGETLRKLRGQNELPLRKVAALLDIDVAILSKMERGERKMTKEVVLKLADIYKYNADDLLVLFLSDKIMFEIRDEDLGEKALKIAEQRVKYLNDKKSISGATD; this is encoded by the coding sequence ATGTCAACAGAAACGATAGGCGAAACGCTGAGAAAATTAAGGGGGCAAAACGAACTACCTTTACGCAAAGTTGCTGCATTGCTTGACATCGATGTCGCTATTTTAAGCAAAATGGAACGAGGCGAACGCAAGATGACAAAGGAAGTTGTTTTAAAACTTGCAGACATATACAAATACAATGCAGACGATCTTTTAGTTTTGTTTCTCAGCGACAAAATAATGTTTGAAATTCGAGACGAAGACCTTGGAGAAAAAGCACTGAAAATTGCGGAGCAAAGAGTGAAATATTTAAATGATAAAAAGAGCATAAGTGGCGCTACCGATTAA
- a CDS encoding PQQ-dependent sugar dehydrogenase, translated as MIKIILTALILIPLIVISQVIPKSSFNLEKIMLPKGYKIEVYAIGVTNARAMDFAEDGTLFVGSMEEGKVYAIRPDRSVIIIDDSLEMPAGLDYYEGDLYVSGISRILKYENILQTVNTSPKPVVVNSNFPSDKLHGWKFIRVGPDGKLYIPVGAPCNVCLPDKVWYARIMRMSLDGKVLEYYAEGVRNTVGFDWDPASGVLWFTDNGRDDMGDDIPPDELNKARVDGQHFGFPYIHGKIIDPEFWPQRPKSGVFTTPALELPAHVAALGMRFYTGEMFDKKYKGGIFIAEHGSWNRSKKTGYRISYVNIDEERAIGYEVFAAGWLQGETAWGRPADVQVGPDGSLFISDDLAGCIYRIYK; from the coding sequence ATGATAAAAATAATTTTAACAGCACTGATCCTAATTCCACTGATAGTTATCAGCCAGGTAATACCAAAAAGTTCTTTCAACCTGGAAAAGATCATGCTGCCCAAAGGATACAAAATTGAGGTCTATGCCATAGGTGTAACCAATGCCCGTGCTATGGATTTTGCCGAAGACGGTACTTTATTTGTTGGCTCGATGGAAGAAGGCAAGGTGTATGCTATCAGGCCGGACCGATCGGTCATTATCATTGATGATAGTTTGGAAATGCCTGCAGGGCTTGATTATTATGAAGGCGACTTATATGTCTCCGGGATTTCCCGCATCCTTAAATATGAAAACATCCTGCAGACGGTGAATACGTCACCGAAGCCGGTTGTTGTCAATAGTAATTTCCCTTCAGACAAATTACATGGATGGAAATTCATCCGGGTTGGGCCGGACGGCAAGTTGTATATCCCGGTTGGAGCTCCGTGCAATGTTTGTCTTCCTGATAAAGTGTGGTATGCCAGGATTATGAGGATGTCGCTGGATGGTAAAGTATTGGAATATTATGCCGAAGGTGTGAGAAATACGGTAGGGTTCGACTGGGACCCGGCCTCAGGTGTGCTTTGGTTTACTGACAACGGACGCGATGATATGGGTGATGATATTCCGCCTGATGAATTGAATAAAGCCCGTGTCGATGGCCAGCATTTTGGGTTTCCATACATACACGGGAAAATAATAGATCCCGAATTCTGGCCTCAACGGCCCAAAAGCGGCGTTTTCACCACTCCTGCTTTAGAATTACCTGCTCATGTTGCCGCACTGGGCATGCGTTTTTATACCGGGGAGATGTTTGATAAAAAGTACAAGGGCGGAATCTTCATTGCTGAGCATGGCTCGTGGAACCGCTCAAAAAAGACGGGATACCGGATTTCATATGTAAATATTGATGAAGAGCGCGCAATTGGTTACGAGGTTTTCGCTGCCGGCTGGCTCCAGGGCGAAACAGCCTGGGGCCGGCCTGCTGATGTACAAGTCGGGCCGGATGGATCGCTGTTTATATCTGACGACCTGGCCGGGTGCATTTACAGGATTTATAAATAA
- the menA gene encoding 1,4-dihydroxy-2-naphthoate octaprenyltransferase, with protein MEEQVKIPFLKKWWISARPFSFPASTMPVIFGTVLAYVYGGYEFKPLLFIMAFFGMVILHSGANILSDIFDYRKGLDKIPSPVSGGIVRGYITIREAWIASVSMLVIGTALGLYLTYVSGPWLLLIGFFGLFVGTFYTTDTPFAMKYHGLGDLAVFLNFGILGSLGAYYVQSATLSWIPVIWAIPMSMLVIAILHANNWRDIQSDKAGKIFTVAALLGDKSSLRYYGLLIYGPFALVLVLILAPFLVVPDMTAMPFTFLITIGALPLAIKLWKKALNREHPLQPLDFIALDGATAQLNLLFGSLCTLALILHAVIRLFG; from the coding sequence ATGGAAGAACAAGTTAAAATACCCTTTTTGAAAAAGTGGTGGATTTCTGCCCGCCCATTCTCATTCCCGGCTTCAACGATGCCGGTTATTTTTGGAACTGTCCTCGCCTATGTATATGGCGGATATGAGTTTAAACCCTTGTTGTTTATCATGGCCTTTTTTGGAATGGTCATCCTTCATTCAGGCGCCAATATTCTGAGTGATATTTTTGATTACCGGAAAGGGCTCGACAAGATCCCTTCGCCGGTAAGCGGCGGGATTGTCAGGGGATATATCACCATCCGGGAAGCATGGATCGCTTCTGTCAGCATGCTCGTCATCGGCACTGCCCTCGGACTCTATCTTACATACGTCAGCGGCCCCTGGCTGCTTCTGATTGGCTTCTTCGGGCTTTTTGTCGGCACATTCTACACCACCGACACTCCCTTTGCCATGAAATACCATGGGTTGGGCGATCTGGCTGTATTTCTGAATTTCGGCATCCTCGGCTCGCTGGGCGCTTATTATGTGCAATCCGCGACACTGTCGTGGATACCGGTAATTTGGGCTATCCCCATGTCGATGTTGGTGATTGCCATCCTGCATGCGAATAACTGGCGCGACATCCAGTCGGATAAGGCGGGGAAGATATTTACCGTTGCCGCTCTCCTGGGTGATAAAAGTTCATTGCGGTATTACGGCCTGTTGATCTATGGGCCTTTTGCGCTGGTATTGGTGCTGATTCTTGCGCCGTTCTTAGTGGTTCCTGATATGACCGCGATGCCATTCACTTTTCTTATCACCATCGGTGCACTGCCATTAGCGATCAAGTTATGGAAAAAGGCGCTGAACCGAGAGCATCCTTTGCAGCCACTCGATTTCATCGCCCTCGATGGGGCCACTGCCCAACTGAACCTGCTGTTCGGATCGCTCTGTACCCTTGCGCTGATCCTGCATGCGGTGATACGGTTATTCGGGTGA
- a CDS encoding TonB-dependent receptor yields MKKYLSLLIFTGTFLLGHSQVITIKDKENHQPLELVTLSSESPHASAITNARGQADITFFKGSAHIEIRILGYSPVFKSYQDLEKAGFQVYMSQSTISLDQVVVSATRWSQLNREVPAKITSISSKEVALQNPQTAADLLGSSGEVFIQKSQLGGGSPMIRGFSTNRLLIVVDGVRMNTAIFRSGNLQNVISLDPFAIQKTEIFFGPGSVIYGSDAIGGVMSFQTLKPHLSVDEDPFISGNAVTRFSSADQELTGHLDINVGWKKWAINTSFSHFNFNDLRMGSNGPDDYLRPNYVQQHDSADVVITNPDPLVQHPSGYAQTNLMQKIRFAPNDKWDFTYGFHYSTTTDVSRYDRLLRTKNGLPRSAEWYYGPQIWMMNVLNIENKATSGIYDQMNIRLARQYFEESRHDRDLNKPTKFNRNEKVDASSVNLDFTKLIKEKHTINYGLEYIFNKVTSTGTDEDITSGEIVPGPSRYPQSKWASYAAYLTYQYNVTEKFNLQAGARYNLYSLNCEFDTTFYPFPFTTADINNGALTGSLGLVFNPTEKWTMSADFSTGFRSPNVDDVGKIFDSEPGSVVIPNPDLKAEYAYNAEIDIAKVIGDFLKIDLVAYYTYLQDAMVRRDYTLNGQDSIMYDGEMSQVQAMQNAAFATVYGVQAEVEVKIPAGFGFSSQINYQKGDEELDDGTTSPLRHAAPWFGMSSLTYSADKLKMDLYATYSGEVRYENLPPEEQGKDYMYARDNDGNPYSPAWYTLNFKVMYQITDILSVSGGVENLTDIRYRPYSSGITAPGRNFILSLKANF; encoded by the coding sequence ATGAAAAAATATTTATCTCTCTTAATATTTACAGGGACGTTCCTTCTTGGTCATTCTCAGGTTATCACCATTAAAGACAAGGAGAACCACCAGCCTCTTGAACTGGTAACCCTTTCAAGCGAATCCCCACATGCATCGGCCATCACCAATGCAAGGGGGCAAGCAGATATAACTTTTTTCAAGGGATCAGCCCATATTGAAATCAGGATCCTTGGATATTCACCGGTATTTAAAAGTTATCAGGACCTTGAAAAGGCTGGTTTCCAGGTTTATATGAGCCAATCCACTATCTCCCTTGACCAGGTGGTGGTTTCGGCCACACGCTGGAGCCAGCTGAACCGGGAAGTCCCCGCTAAGATCACCAGTATTTCGTCCAAAGAAGTGGCTCTGCAAAATCCCCAAACTGCAGCTGACCTTCTTGGTTCCTCCGGTGAAGTGTTCATCCAGAAAAGCCAGCTTGGCGGGGGCAGCCCGATGATCCGCGGTTTTTCAACCAACCGCCTGCTGATCGTGGTGGATGGTGTACGCATGAATACGGCTATCTTTCGCAGCGGAAACCTGCAAAATGTGATTTCACTTGATCCTTTCGCTATCCAGAAAACTGAAATTTTCTTCGGGCCGGGTTCGGTTATTTACGGAAGTGATGCGATCGGCGGTGTGATGAGCTTCCAAACCCTGAAACCCCACCTTTCAGTTGATGAAGATCCGTTTATTTCGGGAAATGCAGTAACCCGCTTCTCTTCAGCCGACCAGGAACTTACCGGTCATTTGGATATAAATGTGGGCTGGAAGAAATGGGCCATAAATACAAGCTTCTCTCATTTCAACTTCAATGACCTCCGGATGGGTTCAAACGGTCCGGATGATTACCTGAGACCGAATTACGTCCAGCAGCATGACAGTGCTGATGTCGTCATCACAAACCCTGATCCGTTGGTACAGCATCCTTCAGGATATGCCCAGACAAACCTGATGCAGAAAATCAGGTTTGCGCCAAATGACAAATGGGATTTCACTTATGGATTCCATTACTCCACTACCACCGATGTTTCGCGTTACGACAGGTTGTTGCGCACAAAGAACGGCCTGCCCCGGAGCGCCGAATGGTATTACGGGCCACAGATCTGGATGATGAATGTTTTAAATATCGAAAATAAAGCCACTTCAGGGATTTACGACCAGATGAACATTCGCCTGGCCAGGCAGTATTTCGAAGAAAGCCGTCATGACAGGGACCTGAATAAACCGACCAAATTTAACAGGAACGAGAAGGTTGATGCCTCTTCCGTAAATCTCGATTTCACAAAATTGATTAAGGAAAAACATACAATTAATTATGGCCTGGAATATATTTTCAATAAAGTCACTTCAACCGGAACGGACGAAGATATTACCTCCGGTGAAATCGTACCCGGACCAAGCCGGTATCCGCAGTCAAAATGGGCTTCTTATGCGGCCTATCTCACTTACCAGTACAATGTGACTGAAAAATTTAACCTGCAGGCCGGGGCGCGGTATAACCTGTACTCACTGAATTGTGAATTCGACACGACCTTCTATCCATTTCCGTTTACCACTGCTGATATCAACAATGGAGCACTGACCGGAAGCCTGGGATTAGTTTTTAATCCCACTGAAAAATGGACGATGAGTGCTGATTTTTCCACAGGATTCCGCTCTCCCAACGTGGATGATGTAGGTAAGATATTTGACTCCGAACCGGGTTCTGTGGTCATTCCAAACCCGGACCTGAAGGCCGAATACGCCTACAATGCAGAGATAGATATCGCCAAGGTTATCGGCGATTTCCTGAAGATCGACCTTGTGGCCTATTACACCTACCTCCAGGATGCAATGGTTCGAAGGGATTACACCCTGAACGGGCAGGACAGCATCATGTATGACGGCGAAATGAGCCAGGTACAGGCCATGCAGAATGCTGCATTTGCAACGGTTTACGGGGTTCAGGCAGAGGTTGAGGTCAAAATCCCTGCCGGCTTTGGTTTTTCAAGCCAGATTAATTATCAGAAGGGTGATGAAGAGCTTGATGACGGGACTACCAGTCCTTTGCGCCATGCTGCACCATGGTTCGGGATGTCAAGCCTGACCTATTCTGCAGACAAGCTTAAAATGGACCTTTACGCGACATACAGTGGTGAAGTCCGTTATGAAAACCTTCCCCCGGAAGAACAAGGCAAAGATTACATGTATGCCAGAGATAACGACGGAAATCCATATTCTCCCGCTTGGTACACTTTGAATTTCAAAGTGATGTACCAGATTACAGATATCCTCTCTGTAAGCGGAGGGGTGGAAAACCTGACTGATATCCGGTACAGACCTTACAGTTCGGGAATCACAGCCCCGGGAAGGAATTTCATTCTTTCACTGAAAGCGAATTTCTGA
- a CDS encoding DNA cytosine methyltransferase, translating into MIPVIDLFAGPGGLAEGFSNVMISGQRVYDIKLSIEKDKSAHKTLEFRSFYRQFPIGQVPDEYYKVLQETNLSKRKLLKTQLFENYKIESEKAKQEAWHAELGLQYN; encoded by the coding sequence ATGATTCCAGTAATAGATTTGTTTGCCGGTCCAGGGGGATTGGCAGAAGGCTTTTCTAATGTAATGATCAGCGGTCAAAGGGTTTATGATATTAAATTATCTATCGAAAAAGATAAAAGTGCACATAAGACTCTTGAATTTAGAAGTTTTTACCGGCAATTTCCCATTGGACAAGTTCCGGATGAATATTATAAAGTATTACAGGAAACCAATTTATCAAAGAGGAAACTCTTAAAAACCCAGCTTTTTGAAAATTATAAAATCGAATCGGAAAAGGCCAAACAGGAAGCTTGGCATGCTGAGCTTGGTTTACAATATAATTAA
- a CDS encoding T9SS type A sorting domain-containing protein has protein sequence MKNYFYTAVLSLLLPIMALSQWSTNPAVTNPINTMTGEQAIPKIATCPDGDSYIASFSSENGNYNVRMQRLDAQGNTLWATNGILISDNPQMTWLTDWDMTADGSNHAILTFQDIRNGGNNNVVAYRIAPDGSFIWGPDGIALSNSTAFNVSPKVTVTSSGNAVFAWQADEVIIMQKVSPSGTLLWGSGIILSGTPTFSWPQLMPVGSDDVILKYFEDTGPSYSPTRHVFARRYNSSGSPVWSSPAAISTAGGISAWTQIFPFINDGSDGFYIAWHDDRDNNMLASAYVQHISNSGAVLFQANGVEASTLSGRNHYYPQLALPPGSSNVFVFWNEMDGDQNLRGIYGQKLTSTGSRLWATTGMVFIEISSTNVYPYAARNSPTDVVLFYDEYFDAVNSQLKAMRVDADGGYVWTPSFKTICSVNSEKVHTEVNDFADNQWILSWEDNRSGDRDIYAQNIQLNGDLGPWDPQEGTIEGMVTLVGGTASVTLVSVEAGEIVTNPDTTGFYSMVVPSGTYEVIGSLARYESDTVPGVVVVTDQTTDDVNLTLVALPTGFITGTVILTEGNGDVTEVEVTAGYHTVNPDASGNYTMEIEIGTYDVTAALAGYVAETDTGIVVVEGMTTVGVDFELSLVPTTGFIEGMVLLQNGTGDVTQVDVTAGTVTVNPDTTGHYIMEITAGTWEVTASLTGFLTGVVPGVVVQVEQTTPDVDFFLYQAPDVGYIEGFVTLLNGSGDVTEATVAAGGQTNHPSSNGYYFLALPEGTYTVVASHPYTLPDSITNVAVVTGATTGDVDLELEILRGDLVSKAVDDFNNPLNNVDVEITGPEGIYTGTITNDSLIFEDLPYGLYNGTAWLEGFEPVYANDEMDETDHDIVFYFYTTGIIEGKAKPDEFMVVSPNPFFGSTFITLQLNDPSAVSLKIYSQQGQLITTLAEGKMDAGIHHMAWSGKSESGQVVAPGMYTIVLQTSLGRLSKVLIKQF, from the coding sequence ATGAAAAATTACTTCTATACGGCCGTCTTATCCCTGCTGCTCCCAATAATGGCTCTCAGCCAGTGGAGCACAAATCCTGCCGTCACCAACCCTATCAACACCATGACAGGTGAACAGGCCATTCCTAAAATTGCTACCTGCCCCGATGGAGATTCCTATATCGCATCTTTTTCAAGCGAAAACGGGAACTATAATGTCCGGATGCAGCGCCTTGACGCCCAGGGCAATACCCTGTGGGCCACTAACGGCATCCTGATCAGTGACAATCCGCAGATGACCTGGCTCACAGACTGGGACATGACTGCCGATGGCAGCAACCATGCTATTCTTACCTTCCAGGATATCCGGAATGGTGGCAATAACAACGTGGTTGCCTATCGTATCGCCCCGGACGGCAGTTTTATCTGGGGACCTGACGGCATCGCCCTTTCAAATAGTACAGCTTTCAATGTTTCACCTAAAGTCACTGTCACTTCGTCAGGAAATGCCGTTTTCGCCTGGCAGGCCGACGAAGTTATCATCATGCAGAAAGTCAGTCCCTCAGGCACGCTGTTGTGGGGCTCAGGAATCATCCTTAGCGGCACTCCCACATTTTCCTGGCCCCAGTTAATGCCGGTGGGATCCGACGATGTCATCCTGAAATATTTTGAAGATACAGGCCCTTCCTACTCCCCCACTCGCCATGTATTTGCCCGGCGATATAACTCCAGCGGAAGCCCCGTCTGGTCATCACCCGCAGCTATCTCAACGGCAGGTGGGATCTCCGCATGGACACAAATTTTTCCATTTATCAATGACGGGAGTGATGGATTTTATATCGCCTGGCATGATGACCGTGACAATAACATGCTGGCGAGCGCTTATGTCCAGCATATCAGCAACTCAGGAGCAGTATTGTTCCAGGCTAACGGGGTGGAAGCTTCCACCCTGAGTGGCAGGAATCACTATTATCCGCAGCTCGCCCTGCCACCCGGCTCATCAAATGTATTCGTATTCTGGAATGAAATGGACGGTGACCAGAATTTGCGGGGAATCTATGGCCAGAAACTTACATCCACCGGGTCTAGGTTATGGGCCACTACCGGTATGGTTTTCATTGAGATATCTTCAACAAATGTATATCCCTATGCCGCAAGAAATTCACCCACCGATGTGGTCTTGTTTTATGATGAATATTTTGATGCCGTCAACAGCCAGCTTAAGGCCATGCGGGTCGATGCCGATGGCGGTTATGTATGGACACCATCCTTTAAAACCATCTGTTCCGTTAACTCCGAAAAAGTGCATACGGAAGTGAACGACTTTGCCGATAACCAGTGGATACTCAGCTGGGAGGACAACCGCTCCGGTGACAGGGATATTTATGCCCAGAACATCCAGCTGAACGGTGACCTTGGACCCTGGGACCCGCAGGAAGGAACAATAGAAGGGATGGTGACCCTCGTTGGAGGAACCGCCAGCGTTACCCTTGTAAGCGTGGAAGCAGGAGAGATTGTGACCAACCCTGATACCACAGGGTTCTATTCCATGGTGGTTCCTAGTGGAACTTATGAAGTTATCGGCAGCCTTGCCAGATATGAATCAGATACTGTTCCCGGTGTAGTAGTAGTAACCGACCAGACTACTGACGATGTCAACCTTACACTGGTAGCTCTGCCAACTGGATTTATTACCGGAACAGTAATTTTGACTGAAGGGAACGGGGATGTGACCGAAGTGGAAGTCACTGCAGGTTATCATACTGTCAACCCGGATGCATCAGGCAACTATACAATGGAAATCGAGATTGGCACTTATGATGTAACAGCTGCCCTTGCAGGATATGTCGCTGAAACAGATACGGGGATTGTGGTTGTTGAAGGTATGACTACTGTCGGCGTGGATTTTGAGCTTTCTCTCGTTCCAACCACCGGTTTTATCGAAGGCATGGTCCTGCTTCAGAATGGCACAGGAGATGTGACCCAGGTGGATGTTACCGCAGGGACTGTAACCGTTAATCCGGATACCACAGGACATTATATCATGGAGATAACGGCCGGTACCTGGGAGGTCACAGCCAGCCTTACAGGATTCCTTACGGGGGTGGTCCCGGGAGTAGTAGTGCAAGTGGAGCAAACGACTCCCGATGTGGATTTCTTCCTTTACCAGGCCCCCGATGTTGGCTATATTGAAGGTTTTGTCACCCTTTTGAACGGATCCGGTGATGTAACGGAAGCAACAGTCGCGGCTGGTGGGCAGACAAATCATCCTTCATCCAATGGATATTATTTCCTGGCCTTGCCGGAAGGCACTTATACGGTGGTTGCCAGTCATCCTTACACCCTGCCGGACAGTATTACCAATGTAGCAGTGGTAACAGGGGCAACCACGGGAGATGTTGATTTGGAACTCGAAATACTCAGAGGAGATTTAGTCAGTAAAGCAGTCGATGATTTCAATAACCCCCTTAATAATGTTGATGTTGAGATTACCGGCCCGGAAGGGATTTATACTGGAACCATTACAAACGATTCGCTGATCTTCGAAGATCTCCCTTACGGCCTGTATAACGGCACTGCCTGGCTTGAAGGCTTTGAACCGGTTTATGCGAATGATGAAATGGACGAGACAGATCATGATATAGTCTTCTATTTTTATACCACGGGAATTATTGAAGGTAAAGCTAAACCAGATGAATTCATGGTCGTATCCCCGAATCCTTTTTTCGGATCTACTTTTATTACCTTACAATTGAATGATCCTTCTGCTGTCTCTCTAAAAATCTATTCCCAGCAGGGACAATTAATCACAACGCTGGCTGAAGGGAAAATGGATGCGGGTATTCATCATATGGCCTGGAGTGGTAAAAGCGAATCCGGACAGGTTGTTGCGCCAGGTATGTATACAATCGTTCTGCAAACTTCGTTGGGTAGGTTATCAAAAGTTTTAATCAAACAGTTCTGA
- a CDS encoding nucleotidyl transferase AbiEii/AbiGii toxin family protein produces the protein MITPGEIQSIAGKEGVRDTQIEKDYVISWIISGIANNRYLKEHLIFKGGTVLKKVYFPDFRFSEDLDFTYYGKDFDIKGIKTAFNELVEWVYEAARVKLSIIDEIQHVTGNYTFYLSYTGPLGGTGANKDIKVDISPDELIYNAPEERQIINPFSDLAKEKYSILCYTLGEVVAEKMRSLMQRTAPRDIYDLWYLFEIEGQDIKDHIFAFQDKANHKGYNPRELIKVLLRKEKTYAVHWQEHLANQMKDIPDFNDVWRELGKHWRRFQKFME, from the coding sequence GTGATAACACCGGGAGAAATACAATCCATTGCAGGAAAAGAAGGCGTTAGAGATACGCAAATTGAAAAGGATTATGTCATTTCATGGATTATATCGGGTATTGCAAATAATCGCTATTTGAAAGAGCATCTTATTTTCAAAGGAGGGACAGTACTGAAAAAGGTTTACTTCCCCGACTTCCGTTTTTCAGAAGACCTTGACTTTACTTATTACGGAAAAGATTTTGACATTAAAGGCATAAAGACGGCGTTTAACGAATTGGTGGAATGGGTATACGAGGCGGCTCGTGTAAAGTTATCTATAATAGACGAAATACAACACGTGACCGGAAATTATACTTTTTACCTTTCCTACACCGGGCCTTTAGGCGGTACAGGAGCAAATAAGGATATTAAAGTTGACATAAGCCCTGACGAGTTAATATACAATGCACCGGAGGAAAGGCAGATTATCAATCCATTTTCCGACCTTGCCAAGGAAAAATATAGTATTCTTTGCTACACCCTCGGAGAAGTTGTAGCTGAGAAAATGCGTTCCCTGATGCAACGAACTGCCCCCAGGGACATCTATGACCTCTGGTATCTCTTTGAAATTGAAGGACAAGACATTAAAGATCACATTTTTGCATTTCAGGACAAGGCAAATCATAAAGGATATAATCCCAGGGAATTAATCAAAGTTCTACTGAGAAAAGAAAAGACCTATGCAGTACATTGGCAGGAACATTTAGCTAATCAGATGAAAGACATACCGGATTTTAATGATGTATGGCGTGAATTAGGAAAGCATTGGCGAAGATTTCAGAAATTCATGGAGTGA
- the vsr gene encoding DNA mismatch endonuclease Vsr, with protein MTDVHEPAIRSYNMSRIKGKNTKPEIRVRKFLFSSGLRYRLYDKNLSGKPDLVLPKYKTVIFVHGCFWHGHKGCKYYVIPKTRTKWWKEKIDINIKRDINTTNKLKSEGWKVIVIWECELKIHNIDETLHQLLNQLQL; from the coding sequence ATGACAGATGTACACGAACCGGCAATAAGGAGTTATAATATGAGCCGTATAAAAGGCAAAAACACTAAGCCTGAAATACGGGTTAGAAAGTTTCTTTTTTCCAGTGGTTTACGATATCGACTCTATGATAAAAATTTGTCGGGAAAGCCGGATTTGGTTTTGCCGAAATATAAGACGGTCATTTTTGTTCATGGCTGTTTTTGGCATGGGCATAAAGGGTGCAAATATTATGTTATTCCGAAAACAAGAACCAAATGGTGGAAAGAGAAAATTGATATTAACATTAAACGTGATATAAATACTACAAATAAATTAAAATCAGAAGGATGGAAAGTAATAGTTATATGGGAGTGCGAGTTGAAGATACATAATATTGATGAAACATTACATCAATTGTTGAACCAATTACAACTGTAG
- a CDS encoding CPBP family intramembrane metalloprotease, which yields MSTLAVLMFIPMFVLHQIGPFDFWWWMSTNLVVLLAICFLTDRGYLSLLKKDLSEGLLRKTGIGLLSAALLFILFFIGNYLSRKWFDFAGSGIEGVYGFKGDAAGIRIALLMLLVIGPGEELFWRGYLQRKLSLKAGKWTGFFLALLLYTGVHVFTGNIMLILAAFICGLFWGWMYLKYNSMLINVVSHTVWDIVVFLLVPFSS from the coding sequence GTGTCAACCCTCGCCGTCCTGATGTTCATCCCCATGTTCGTCCTGCATCAGATCGGACCGTTCGACTTCTGGTGGTGGATGAGCACTAACCTTGTCGTGCTTCTCGCAATCTGTTTTTTGACAGACCGTGGATATCTTTCCCTGCTTAAGAAAGATTTGAGCGAAGGACTGCTTCGAAAAACGGGAATCGGCCTCTTATCAGCCGCTCTGTTATTCATTCTTTTCTTTATCGGAAATTATTTATCCCGGAAATGGTTCGATTTTGCCGGTTCAGGGATTGAGGGGGTATATGGTTTTAAAGGAGATGCAGCAGGGATCAGGATCGCACTGCTGATGCTGCTGGTGATCGGTCCGGGGGAGGAATTGTTCTGGCGCGGTTATCTTCAACGGAAACTTTCATTAAAAGCCGGAAAATGGACCGGTTTTTTTCTGGCGCTTCTTTTGTATACCGGTGTCCATGTCTTCACCGGCAACATCATGCTTATCCTGGCTGCCTTCATATGTGGCCTTTTCTGGGGCTGGATGTACCTGAAATACAATTCCATGTTGATAAACGTGGTCAGCCATACAGTATGGGATATAGTGGTGTTCCTCCTTGTGCCATTCAGTAGTTAG